A single Calidifontibacter indicus DNA region contains:
- a CDS encoding FtsX-like permease family protein — protein sequence MFLAIRDLWWARGRFALMVTAVSLITALVVMLSGLTEGLSRQSISAVTSLPSAQIAFERPGDGQSLSFNSSRVTPQQVQTARAQSGVTSADPLGIATTRATVGGSATQVTIFGVDPGSAAAPRELLAGNTVVCRDFAEEHGLRVGDQVTVGDATLRVAALADNASFSHLPVLWVPRTVWAATGGASGAGSVLLVDTASGFDRAAFDAATGLSAQTPKESLSAIGSYSAENGSLTMIRVLLIAISALVIGAFFTVWTVQRETDLAVLKAIGAKTSYLVGDALGQALLTLLIGGLIGATVAVAAGLAVAGTVPVVIEVATVLNPLILLLVVGLIGAAAALRRVITVDPMNALAGAR from the coding sequence GTGTTCCTGGCGATCCGGGACCTGTGGTGGGCGCGGGGCAGGTTTGCGCTCATGGTGACGGCGGTGTCGTTGATCACCGCGCTGGTGGTGATGCTCAGCGGGCTCACCGAAGGACTTTCGCGACAGTCGATTTCGGCGGTGACGTCGTTGCCCTCGGCGCAGATCGCGTTCGAGCGGCCGGGCGACGGGCAGAGTCTGTCGTTCAACTCCAGCCGGGTGACGCCGCAGCAGGTGCAGACGGCACGCGCCCAGTCGGGAGTCACCTCGGCCGACCCGCTCGGCATCGCCACGACCCGGGCGACCGTCGGCGGCTCGGCCACCCAGGTGACGATTTTCGGGGTCGACCCGGGCAGCGCGGCGGCCCCGCGCGAACTCCTCGCCGGCAACACCGTCGTCTGCCGCGACTTCGCCGAGGAGCACGGGCTGCGGGTCGGCGACCAGGTGACCGTCGGCGATGCGACGCTGCGGGTGGCCGCGTTGGCCGACAACGCCTCCTTCAGCCACCTGCCGGTGCTGTGGGTTCCGCGCACGGTCTGGGCGGCGACCGGCGGAGCCTCCGGCGCCGGTTCGGTGCTGCTGGTCGACACCGCGTCCGGGTTCGACCGGGCGGCCTTCGACGCGGCCACCGGCTTGTCGGCGCAGACCCCGAAGGAGTCGCTGTCGGCGATCGGGTCGTACTCGGCCGAGAACGGTTCGCTGACGATGATCCGGGTGCTGCTGATCGCGATCAGCGCCCTGGTGATCGGCGCGTTTTTCACCGTCTGGACGGTGCAGCGCGAGACCGACCTCGCGGTGCTCAAGGCGATCGGGGCGAAGACCTCCTACTTGGTCGGCGACGCCCTGGGACAGGCCCTGCTCACCCTCCTCATCGGCGGGCTGATCGGGGCGACGGTGGCGGTCGCCGCCGGCCTCGCGGTGGCCGGCACCGTGCCGGTCGTCATCGAGGTGGCGACCGTGCTCAACCCGTTGATCCTCTTACTCGTCGTCGGGCTGATCGGCGCGGCCGCCGCGCTGCGCCGCGTCATCACCGTCGACCCGATGAACGCTCTGGCAGGTGCGCGATGA
- a CDS encoding ABC transporter ATP-binding protein encodes MKVLELDHVSMEFPDGDGVVMALDDVSFTVDGGEFVAVTGPSGSGKSTLLAVAGLLLTPTSGRVLLDGREVTGKRRSTRTDLRRNRIGFVFQQPHLLGSLTAREQLEMVARLSGDRSAAAKKRALSLLDEVGLSAVADRRPAALSGGQRQRVGIARALMNQPQLLLVDEPTSALDHDRGLAIIDLLRGLTVERGVGTVVVTHDLATLGEHDEVVRIVDGRISEPVAR; translated from the coding sequence ATGAAGGTGCTCGAACTCGACCACGTCTCAATGGAGTTCCCCGACGGCGACGGTGTCGTCATGGCGCTCGACGATGTCTCGTTCACGGTCGACGGCGGTGAGTTCGTCGCGGTGACCGGCCCGAGCGGGTCGGGCAAGTCGACCCTACTGGCCGTGGCCGGTCTGCTGCTCACCCCCACCTCGGGGCGGGTGCTGCTCGACGGACGCGAGGTCACCGGGAAGCGGCGATCGACCCGAACCGATCTGCGCCGCAACCGGATCGGCTTCGTCTTCCAGCAACCGCACCTGCTCGGGTCGCTCACCGCCCGTGAGCAACTGGAGATGGTGGCCCGGCTGTCGGGTGACCGTTCGGCCGCTGCCAAGAAGCGCGCACTGTCGCTGCTGGACGAGGTGGGGTTGTCGGCCGTGGCCGACCGGCGTCCGGCGGCGTTGTCGGGTGGTCAGCGCCAGCGGGTGGGCATCGCCCGGGCCCTGATGAACCAGCCGCAGCTGCTGCTGGTCGACGAACCGACGTCGGCGCTCGACCACGACCGGGGGCTGGCGATCATCGACCTGCTGCGCGGCCTCACCGTCGAGCGCGGCGTCGGCACCGTCGTGGTCACCCACGACCTCGCCACCCTGGGCGAGCACGACGAGGTCGTGCGCATCGTCGACGGCCGGATCAGCGAGCCGGTCGCCCGCTGA